The genomic window AAACTGCTGGGCTTGGCAAAACGGGAAGTCGCCCGATGGCAAGAGCCTCGGCGACGGCAATGGCTTCAAGATCGGCGGCTTCGGCCTGGAGGCAAAGCGCGGCCTGCCCGACCCCATGCCCCGCCACACCGTGATCCGCTGCGTGGCGGCGTCTAACAAGGCAAACGGATTCTACGCTAATCACCACCCCGGCGGCAGCAACTGGATCCACAACAGCGCCTACGCCAACCGCACGAACTTCAATTTCCTCGGCCGCGATTTCTCGACCCATACCGGCGTGCCCGGCAGCGGACACATCATCCGGAACAACATCGGCTTTGGCAGCCGCAACGAATTGGCCCAGCTCGATCGCGAGAAATGCCAGCTAGCCGGGAACATCTTCGGAGAAAGACTGGAGACGAAAGACTTCCTCTCGCTCGACGTCTCACTGCTCGCCGCGCCGCGCCAGAAGGATGGCTCACTGCCTCACATCGACTTCATGCGCCCCGCGCCAAAGGGCAAAATGGTGGACGCCGGCGAGAAAGGTGCCGAGCCCTTCAACGGCAAAGCCCCGGACGCCGGAGCCATCGAATCCGGCAGCACCTGAAGCTCCACCGGAGCACGTACCGGAGAGAAGATGATGATCCGTTGAGGTCCTGGGATTACCTCCTTACTTCCTCCAAGCCCCCACCACGATCCCCACGCCACCCACCACGAAGAGCAACGGGAACCACAGCGAGTAACCCGGCGCCTTCGATTCCGGCTCCAGCACCGCGACGTCCGGATCCGCCGGATTCACACGGCACTGCTGCTGCGATCCCTCCGGATACTGGTCGATGAAGATCTGCACCGCCGCCTCCTTGCTCACCCAAGGACTGCCGCGGAGTTTCAGGCGGTCACTCTGCCTTGGCACGTCTTCCCAATGATAGCCGTAGAGCACCGAGAAGCGGCGCTCCACATTCCCATTGGGATCGATCTGCCGCTCCTCCGCCGCCGAGCGCAGGATGATGCACGGCACCTGCGGCCAATGGTCCACCTCCCGCGCACGCTGGAAGCTCCGCCACATCAGCCATGAGAAAATCCCGCCGATCAATGCGAGCATCAGCCCGATGATCGAGAGGTAAACGCGGGAACCCGTGGAGCGCTGCGGCATGCCCACCCGATACCCCCCGCCGACCCGCGCGACAACGCTTTCGCGCACCCACCATCGACGCTTCGGAATACTTCGCGAAAAAGAATCAAAAACCTCTTGCACCGGCAGTCGATCTGACTAAGGTGCCGCCCCGCACCGCAAGGTGCACCACACAAAATCGCGGGATGGAGCAGCCAGGTAGCTCGTCAGGCTCATAACCTGAAGGTCGTAGGTTCAAATCCTACTCCCGCCACTTCTTCGCCGAACTGGTGAAAGTGAGAGACCAGAATCAACCCGCCGCACTCCGGCGGGTTTTCTGTTTCCTTCGATTCGGTTCCAACCTGAACCAGCTCTAGACCCCTCCTTGCTCGTCACTCAAGGGTTCTGCCAACAGCGGAAAGCGGGAAATAACGGAAAATGAAGAGCTTGGGCCGAACTCAACCGATCTTCAGACCAACGGATTTAGGATGCCGCCCACCGGATCGGGGATTGTATTACCACCTATTTCTTCCGGTGTTCTTTGAGAAAAGACGAAGCGCTGCGACAAGCCTCCCTCACGTAGTCATCTTCATCACCATCAAGGCTCTCCAGCAACGCCCAAGCATCATCGCGGAAATTATTAACGACCCCACGAACACAGGAAATCCGGGTCAGATGAAATAGCGATGTATCCGCAGCACCCTTCAAGAGGTATTCCCTCGCCGCAGGAGCTTCAACTTCAGACAAAATCCCTCCAGCCTTCCACGATATCTCTCCTCCCTTTCCATTCAAAAGCCAATCTCCCATCAGGCGGACAAAAACGTCGTCGACCGGATAGCATTCATCACGATCATACAGCAGCATCCCCAACGCATACATGTAGTCGGAAAGCCAGAAATCCTCGCCCCGAGTTCCATCAACAACCTTTTCAATCAACATCGGAATGAAGCGATCGTCAGTGATCTCCACAAGCAGACTAGCAAACCTATTCGTATTGCTGATCTGCTCCGGCCTAGAAATGATTGAGATCAACTCGGCCAAAATCTCCTGATCACTCGACGATTTCCGTCCGACATATTCCAGAGCTAACGCCCTGGTTTCTTCATCGATTCGCATTGAGTTGATTTACGGTACAGTTCACAGGCAGTTAATACGTTCTACATCCAAAGAAAACGGATGAAATTGCAACCAATTTTCAGCGATCCAACCGATTTCCGGAGCTGTGAAACGGCTGAAATCACAGCCTTCTAACGGGGTTTGAACTGGGCGGGGGTTCCCGGTAGAAGGGGCGGCGTGAGAAATCGTTTGCCGGATGTCGCATCCGTGCTTCGGCGATTTCGCCACTGCGACTGCCACACCCTAACGAACCGCACCTGCCGTGTTTCCCCTGCCTGATCCACCTGA from Luteolibacter flavescens includes these protein-coding regions:
- a CDS encoding DUF3592 domain-containing protein encodes the protein MPQRSTGSRVYLSIIGLMLALIGGIFSWLMWRSFQRAREVDHWPQVPCIILRSAAEERQIDPNGNVERRFSVLYGYHWEDVPRQSDRLKLRGSPWVSKEAAVQIFIDQYPEGSQQQCRVNPADPDVAVLEPESKAPGYSLWFPLLFVVGGVGIVVGAWRK